In Aedes albopictus strain Foshan chromosome 3, AalbF5, whole genome shotgun sequence, the genomic window TTTTCCCTATCTACAAGTAAAGCGACAATTTTAGAGAGTGAGAACTTCCGAGTGATCACCATTTGAAATGCCGCCTACAAGTGAACTGGCTGCAATTTACGATGAATTCGACATcccgaaggtggccaaagccagatGGATACGATTGGCGGGGCGTGTTATAGAAATACACAACAAACAATTCTGCAAATAGGTGTTCACCACTGATCTGCTAGGTACAAAAAAAACGTGATCTGCACGTATGATTTTTGTTTAGGTGTTATCGCAGATAAAATGTTGAACATTGCTCATAAAAGAAACAACAATAACTTACCGATATTCTCCTCCACTTCCTCGGAAATGGCTTCCACTTCTCGCTGCTGACAATAGGTCCCCCGAAATTCGAGACCACGCATCTGGAAGGTGCAAAGCCCGTTTCCGAGCTCGATAATGTGGACTAAGCAGTTAAGATAATCCGATGCCAATACTGAAAAGAACAAGAAATCAGCACACATTGTAACACGAATAGAAAACCACCACCAACAGGCATACCGAAACAATCGCCTTGGCTGACGTTGCCCCAGCGTCCCATCAGCAGATCGCCACACAGCGAGTGCTGCAGCGACCGGGTCAGGTGCTCGTAGAAGATGCTGTTCAGGTTGTTGTCGTCCGCGCCGAGATCCCGTTCCAGCTGCGAACTTAGCCTAGTGTTGGAATGATCTATCCGGCGAGTGTTGTAGTCCCGTTCCCAAAACTTGATCGGCCGCACGTACGACGTCAGGAATATGGCACTTCCTACGAATTGTGAGAACAGATGGAAACAAGTGTTAGAACAATCTGCTGCATTGAATTGGTGCGCTCGTTCCATGTTATTCTTCGTTGGACATAACTTACCAAGGAAAGGGTTGAGAGGAGTCGACAGCAGTGCACTGATGGCAGTTTGTAGGAATAGCATAGCCGAGTGTGGCACACTGAACGGCTGCGCAAATGCGTGGAATGCTGAGCCCCAGGTTATTTGCCAGGGTGCGATGTATGTCACTACAAATTGCAGCTGCAGTAGAAAGTTTCAATTAGTGTCTCAAACGTGAATGGGTAATCAAGGATGGTCGCGTTACCTTGAGTAGAAATTCGCTAATCTTACGGTACAGGATGGAAACGAAGAAGTAATCGATGAGGAAGGTCTCACTGGACAGTTTGTAGTCTATCCGGAAGAATAGTACGGTGAAAATCAGGATGATGTATTGACTACCAATGTCGGAGTATGCGTTTCGAACACCTGGTAAAGAGAAAAAATAATAAGGTGATTATCGATAACAAGTTCTGTAAACATACAAAGTATCTTTGAAAAGTTTAATCGCCGAAAttagaattcatggtggaatttctagcAACACTACTGTAgacattactttctcaatttcttcagaaatagctAGTAGATACTGCTGGGAAAAACAtaaaaattagaagacacagaatgttgattttggctaattgagagatgaaattgtgaaaaaaaatcgcgatctggtgggattcaaacccacggctCCGTATCCGCTAGACCGACGCTTTaactaactaagccacagaactggtaacaattctgcggaatagaaagccaaactgactccgagcccacaccatgaacattgAACACTCTTATTTTCACAATCCCATctctttttcggcttagatgccaactaACATCaataatcaacattctgtgtcttctaattttcaagtaTAGTGCGCCTAGACTTGACTACAGATTCGATTAGATTTAAAAGCTTACATTTCAACCCGCTGACGACGACCAACGCCGTTCCCATGGTGAGTCCAAACTTGCCGGCAATCGCTCCGGAATCAGCCGTCAGCGCACTCAGAAAGATCAACGGATAGAGGATGTTCCGCTCGAAGAAGCACAACGCCACGTACATCGTCTCGAACCACATGATTTTCGACAGATTCTGCACCTCGAACTGACCGAACTCTTTGGCTTTGAGGATCGGTTTGGCGATGCACAACCAGGGAAGATGTTTCCGGAGCTGTGGGATGACGTAGTGGATCGTGAAACCGAGAATACAGGCACCGGTATGGAGAACGTAGTTGATGTCGGGTTGAAGGACGGTGAAGACCGTACTACAGTGCAGACTGAAGATGATGATCGAGAGGGCTACACAAACAACGGCGTCGTTTTTGAGTCTGGCGGTGACCGTGCCTTGGAGCTTTTTCGGAAGGGGATCGTCCAGTTCCTTGGTTGATTCCCGATTGGCTTCCTCATCGACGTCTTTGTGAATCTCATCGCTGGATCTTTGGTGGTCGTTGTCCATCTTGTTATCTTCCGAATCGGTGGACATCTTGGAATCCTCTTTACTGCTGTCGTCGTAGTCCGGATGAACTATCAAGCTGGATTTGATAATGGCCCAGATGTAGGTGAAATCGCTAGAACACCGCGACAGATGATACGAAACGGTGATGAGAAATGCACAAAACATGGAAAACAACACGTGTTGGGTTCCCGTTTCGGACAGTCCTCCGAAGGCTGGTCCAAACAGAAGAGTGCACGCCAGGATGGATCGTATCACCGAAAGAAACGCGGACAGCAAACTGCAGGCGGCATTGCTGCCAAATATGTGCATATCGATCTGTTCGAGGAAATACATCGCGAAGGTGTTAATCTGTGGGAACAGACCCAGACTGAACAGGAACGGAAACAGCAATATCACAACGGAGAGTATGCTTTGGATGCACTGCAGGGACTCGATCACGGATATGTGAAACCCGAAGAGTGTCACCCGATCCATCACCGACTCCGGATTCATCTGGTACTCTCGTAGCATGTGATGGGCGCCCAACAGCAGCGAGCAGCACAGACAGAAATAGATAGGCCTCGAATAGGTCACAGTCTTGTTGAATCCATGGATAGGCGATGCAGCGTCCGGTTGGACACTCTTCAGCAACGAATACTGACTTCCGGCAATAACGAAACAGAAGATAAACGCGTACAGATCTTCATAGAACTTCAGGTACAGTACCGTCGAACCGAGGAGCGACACCAGCGTGCATAGCACGATTGCCAGTGCCACCTGGAAACAGTTCGTATCCCGATCGAACAGCGCCAAAAGCTGCAGCCGATTCATCGAAATACTCAGTTCTTTGAAGCATAAAAAATTGATTGGGAATTTGTAGTACCGCTTAGGCCGTATTTGGGCTTCGCCGAATATCGATCTTGGCACAACATCGAGGGCACTGTGTGCGCTGGACAGGCTGTACTCCGTCGGTGCCAACGCTTTGTCGATTCCGGAGGAGTTGATCGACGCATTGTTATTGTCCCCAGCAGATCCTATTCCTCCGGCTCGATTCATGGCCATACGCTCCTTTATAACGTTTTCCATCGTTGCTCGTTCGATCAGCTGAACCCACCGTTCCGGTTCGTCTACGAACAAACTCAAAGGCACCTCAGTTGGGTCGTGAAAAGTGGAACTGGAACCTCCCACGCTTCGGCTGGACGTTGTCGTTGGGTTATCGATCGAGTCCAAACAGTAGTTGCagttgttgttgtcgtcgtcacgaaatgacccggaacccgcATTGCTGGTTCCACTTGGACCTGCTCCACCGTTGTTCGGTTCCATCGAAACCACTGGATGTTTACTACGAGCCATCCGGAGGCGACACTGAATCTGCCGGTAGCTCCTATCCGACCCATCGAACCTTCTCCGGAACGATGTAAAGCTAGAAGTTTGTTGCTCCGATAAGGAGCTGTTACCGGGAAGGTAGATCGGCGGAATAGGAACCTCCGAGCGGTAGTTTAGAAATGTAATCAACGGAGCTGCCGTGGCATTTTCCGGGATGCGCTCTGCCGACAACCGCTGGGACAGGGTCCGGTTGTAGATCTTACTGCTTGTACTGGGGTAATTCTCTTCGACACTCAACCTCCGACCCGTGATTCTACTAGAAGATGTCTTCGGAATCGCCCCCAAATTTCGAGTGACGGCCACTGCACCTTCCGACGATATCGATCCGCTTTTCTCCCTATCCAATTCCTTCCTACTACCGTCTTTCTTCTCATTTTCATggatcaaacatccctcttcaaCCGCCGGATCATAACTGTACTCGAACCACTTCTCCTGACTTTTGATCTGACTTCCGCTTGCTGCAACGGCTTCGCTAGTGTTCCCCGAACTGGACCGTGGAATACCCCCTTTCTCGAGCTTCCCACCCTTCTCCTTTGTTATCAACAAGTCTTTGGAACTGGCACTCGCTTGCTCCCAATCGCTAGAAGACGGCCCTCCGTTTTCCTCGAACGTCGGTTTCGTCGGCGAATCCTCCATGGTCGAGGATTTCTTCATCTTATCACCAGACTTTGACAACTTGATCCCTCCGTCAATGGTACCCACAAACGGCGCCGGAATAATACACGACGGATTTTTAGCTTCCACTATCACCAACGGTGCACGGTTCCGTGGTTCCAGCAGGGGAGACCGTGATCCAGCGTTGTTCTCAGTATCGGAGTCTGTGGAATGCAGGAGAGCCGGTTGATCTGGGTCCGAATCGGTATCCTGATCAGCTTCGGTAGAAATAGGTGCAACCGCTAGAGCTCCTGTCGTCTGTGATGACGGTTGCGAGAGGGAAGCAGGATTTGACTGCTGGGAATGCTGTCTGCTTCCGGGAaactgatgatgatggtgatgatgtcgATGGATGTGCGTGTGAATTGCGTGGACACTTTCATCTTCGCTTACTCCTCCGCGAAGCCGATCGATGGTCgcctcatcgtcatcgtcgtcttcATCTTCATCATCCTCCTCATCTTCTTCTTCCTCATCTTCATCTTCCtcttcgttgtcgtcgtcatcctCTTCACCTTGTGCATTATCCGAATCACTAGGTTCGAATTTTTCCACTTTATCCGAATGGTTCTTCACCGGCGTACTCTCATCGGCCTGTTCCGCAATCGGATAAACCGGTTCGTTGTTTGTGGCGTTTCCATTCAAAGAAACGCCCAATCCTAATAGGCCCGATGAACTTTCTCCGTTTGGTTTGGGAAACAAATTCAAATGTGGATTCCTCGAAAGGCTTTTACTAGGTGGTGGAAGAACCGTGTGCTGTGGGTTTCGGAGAGTTTGTCCTCCGATTACCTCGACGCTGTTAGGATGTGTTGGGGCTAGATTCGAGATAGAGGAAGGACTACACGTTTCCAAGGCTGCGCTTTTGATCCGTCGAACTGATGTCAGAGACCTTGGCAGTGGCCGCGCCCCAGCTACCGCGTTAGAATTGGTGTTGGAATGGCGACGGTtcttcccggaagaacttcccgCCATCGTCGGAAGCTGCAAGGCCGACATTGTACTGTTGGAGTCCCTCCTGATGGGTGTAGACTGCTGCAGCAGATATATCTTACTCGTTGTTTCTCCGGGAATATTTTCTACGGCTAACTGAACGGCTGACTTCGTATAACTATGATCCATGTACATGTCCGGATCGAGATTCTGCAACGCCAACATatgatggtggtgatgatgatgatgaaacagCGACTTATTATTCTGGTCCTCCGAACTCAGGTGCCTCTGAAGATGCGCTCCTCCGCTGGCCACTTCGTCCGCAAACACAATCCCCATACCGATCTTCTCGGAATCCAGTGAGATCTGTCGCTGCAACTGACTGTTCATGAACCGTTGTTTCCGCTTCGACTTGTACTGATGTCTTCGCATCGTGGCACTCTTCTTTCCCTCATCTTTTACCGTATCACCCCCAGTTGCCCCCTCTTCACCATCAACCATATCTTTCCCCCGCACAACCCCTTGCACATCCGACCCCATATCCGACGATTTTCCCTGGTTCGGAGTGCTGAGCGATCGCTTATGATGAGAACCACCGGCAGCGCTTGCACCTTCCACCGAATGACTTTGACCGGAAGCCACCAACTTTGCACCGGCTCCGGTTCCAGCCCCTTCGCTACTGCCTCCTCCACCATCTTTGGCACCACCATTACTATCGCTCGATTCGGAACTGTTTTTCCGGTGCACGTCCACCTTGAGATCGATAGTGCTCGTGACCTGCTGTTCCTGGTAGTCGATCGAGATGGCGCTGTTGGCACAGCTGATCTCATCGCTGTGCCGCTCGACCGACGTCCGCGAGGACATATCCACCGGGGGTGTTTCCACCACCTCCACAGCGCCCATCTCCTGCATCTCGATGCCGGATTCGTCCTCCCTGGAATAAAGAATGATACATTTTTAGAACAATCATAACAATGTCGTGACATGATTTTACATACCCGGATGTTTCGCGCGGTGCTTTGGCCGGTTTCTTGAGGTTGGTATCGGACATGGTCCGGGCCTTGTCGTACATCCGATGCAGCGCCACATTGATGAACTTGAACACACTTATGATGATGGCAATCAGTACGCAATAGAGACTCCATACTAGTACGGTAGTGGGAAAGTACTGCAATAAAGGAAAGAGAAATAAGAGGTATTTAAATTAGCGCATGGTATAATTGTCTATTTCACGCTTAGTTAGAGGTTGATGAAAGATTAACTTCTGGGTGGTGCAGAGTAGCTATCTTTATAGAATTACCACATTTCTTTgaattagggtggggcggggcaagatgggtcagtgtcattttcgggcgcattactcatgttttgattatgttaatagttttgttagatgaccagcatgaatatacaaaagtttggggcattgattgaaaaattattcactctcattgaaaataaaaaataaaatggttttagccatttttcttatgcgatacattccatataatctccatataaacggccgcggggcaagatgggtcaccttcaattttgaacgtatttttggagcattcaaaagttatttattttttattacaagactatctcataaataacTTCTTAAATCAAGcgaaatgaacgctcaaaattataacataaaattatgataattttttagtgaaaacatcgattttcaagttaccttaggaccactcaaatcgtaaagttttttatattccaaataaatttataaaatgtttactagtaggtcttgtttactcagtatggatatggagcatatatgaatgcggaacaaatcttatattttgacgtttttctttgagaaaatgtgaattacttaaaaggtcccatcttgccccgcacttttttcacggcgcaaaatcgatcacttttttaaactgcttgtttaacatcatatgtTGTATTAATTGAACTTTTTATGGACTTTTAGTATAgataactagtgtattaaagagtagcagaTGAATACNNNNNNNNNNNNNNNNNNNNNNNNNNNNNNNNNNNNNNNNNNNNNNNNNNNNNNNNNNNNNNNNNNNNNNNNNNNNNNNNNNNNNNNNNNNNNNNNNNNNNNNNNNNNNNNNNNNNNNNNNNNNNNNNNNNNNNNNNNNNNNNNNNNNNNNNNNNNNNNNNNNNNNNNNNNNNNNNNNNNNNNNNNNNNNNNNNNNNNNNNNNNNNNNNNNNNNNNNNNNNNNNNNNNNNNNNNNNNNNNNNNNNNNNNNNNNNNNNNNNNNNNNNNNNNNNNNNNNNNNNNNNNNNNNNNNNNNNNNNNNNNNNNNNNNNNNNNNNNNNNNNNNNNNNNNNNNNNNNNNNNNNNNNNNNNNNNNNNNNNNNNNNNNNNNNNNNNNNNNNNNNNNNNNNNNNNNNNNNNNNNNNNNNNNNNNNNNNNNNNNNNNNNNNNNNNNNNNNNNNNNNNNNNNNNNNNNNNNNNNNNNNNNNNNNNNNNNNNNNNNNNNNNNNNNNNNNNNNNNNTGTCGTGCTTGTCTTGGGACTTTTACTGACGGGA contains:
- the LOC109405716 gene encoding protein pecanex (The sequence of the model RefSeq protein was modified relative to this genomic sequence to represent the inferred CDS: added 153 bases not found in genome assembly) → MGSQTLEILRQGVLASLTGGWFYDVHQNVFCNAVHLYIWLFLLFLPFIIYMYFPTTVLVWSLYCVLIAIIISVFKFINVALHRMYDKARTMSDTNLKKPAKAPRETSGEDESGIEMQEMGAVEVVETPPVDMSSRTSVERHSDEISCANSAISIDYQEQQVTSTIDLKVDVHRKNSSESSDSNGGAKDGGGGSSEGAGTGAGAKLVASGQSHSVEGASAAGGSHHKRSLSTPNQGKSSDMGSDVQGVVRGKDMVDGEEGATGGDTVKDEGKKSATMRRHQYKSKRKQRFMNSQLQRQISLDSEKIGMGIVFADEVASGGAHLQRHLSSEDQNNKSLFHHHHHHHHMLALQNLDPDMYMDHSYTKSAVQLAVENIPGETTSKIYLLQQSTPIRRDSNSTMSALQLPTMAGSSSGKNRRHSNTNSNAVAGARPLPRSLTSVRRIKSAALETCSPSSISNLAPTHPNSVEVIGGQTLRNPQHTVLPPPSKSLSRNPHLNLFPKPNGESSSGLLGLGVSLNGNATNNEPVYPIAEQADESTPVKNHSDKVEKFEPSDSDNAQGEEDDDDNEEEDEDEEEEDEEDDEDEDDDDDEATIDRLRGGVSEDESVHAIHTHIHRHHHHHHQFPGSRQHSQQSNPASLSQPSSQTTGALAVAPISTEADQDTDSDPDQPALLHSTDSDTENNAGSRSPLLEPRNRAPLVIVEAKNPSCIIPAPFVGTIDGGIKLSKSGDKMKKSSTMEDSPTKPTFEENGGPSSSDWEQASASSKDLLITKEKGGKLEKGGIPRSSSGNTSEAVAASGSQIKSQEKWFEYSYDPAVEEGCLIHENEKKDGSRKELDREKSGSISSEGAVAVTRNLGAIPKTSSSRITGRRLSVEENYPSTSSKIYNRTLSQRLSAERIPENATAAPLITFLNYRSEVPIPPIYLPGNSSLSEQQTSSFTSFRRRFDGSDRSYRQIQCRLRMARSKHPVVSMEPNNGGAGPSGTSNAGSGSFRDDDNNNCNYCLDSIDNPTTTSSRSVGGSSSTFHDPTEVPLSLFVDEPERWVQLIERATMENVIKERMAMNRAGGIGSAGDNNNASINSSGIDKALAPTEYSLSSAHSALDVVPRSIFGEAQIRPKRYYKFPINFLCFKELSISMNRLQLLALFDRDTNCFQVALAIVLCTLVSLLGSTVLYLKFYEDLYAFIFCFVIAGSQYSLLKSVQPDAASPIHGFNKTVTYSRPIYFCLCCSLLLGAHHMLREYQMNPESVMDRVTLFGFHISVIESLQCIQSILSVVILLFPFLFSLGLFPQINTFAMYFLEQIDMHIFGSNAACSLLSAFLSVIRSILACTLLFGPAFGGLSETGTQHVLFSMFCAFLITVSYHLSRCSSDFTYIWAIIKSSLIVHPDYDDSSKEDSKMSTDSEDNKMDNDHQRSSDEIHKDVDEEANRESTKELDDPLPKKLQGTVTARLKNDAVVCVALSIIIFSLHCSTVFTVLQPDINYVLHTGACILGFTIHYVIPQLRKHLPWLCIAKPILKAKEFGQFEVQNLSKIMWFETMYVALCFFERNILYPLIFLSALTADSGAIAGKFGLTMGTALVVVSGLKCVRNAYSDIGSQYIILIFTVLFFRIDYKLSSETFLIDYFFVSILYRKISEFLLKLQFVVTYIAPWQITWGSAFHAFAQPFSVPHSAMLFLQTAISALLSTPLNPFLGSAIFLTSYVRPIKFWERDYNTRRIDHSNTRLSSQLERDLGADDNNLNSIFYEHLTRSLQHSLCGDLLMGRWGNVSQGDCFVLASDYLNCLVHIIELGNGLCTFQMRGLEFRGTYCQQREVEAISEEVEENIGCCCCTVGHLPRMLSANAMFTTRWLAWQVMASKYVLEGYSISDNSATATLQVFEFRKVLISYYVKSIIYYAIRSPKLLNWLQSQAIEEALEHTLDRQFVDLDPVFNHNLDDDYDFRAAGVTRASFWNVYGEWIQFCCEKKRQQMQAALNEKNTPKKNPVSSAGVASTTAAANATTVSSASANDASAKTATDGETPKEQSEQQSSGTRPNPAERGESSTNGAATSSSGNNGSSIAGTSSQPFFSSSRESLVTSLCISLALLARRTLATASHSSSCGVEFFLHGLHALFKGDFRITSTRDEWVFADMELLHGVVAPAVRMSLKLHQDHFLCPDEYDDYEALFNAIDYHTKELVISHEADPLWRNAVLRGTPNLLALRHVMDDGSDEYRVIRLSKRFLSFRVIKLNRECVRGLWAGQQQELIYLRNRNPERGSIQNAKQALRNIINSSCDQPIGYPIYVSPLTTSYAETNPQLCRIIGGEITLEKIVVMVNGFFNRVRQRCREGCSSGSAIIDNEMGEIQGVYCNTPTPNNTLSGTAGTLSYGSQNMSLSGAANRGSLASINKPTSSTLLAGLLIRERDAERDVLRDRAGVTKRNLSSNSKDRIDRALAASKRESFKEALASGSGLGAAAAAGSGGVGSSNNSSLKQQESVESTSGGNAKSNASSSMNLNAPNTSATTSAPANSGSVMLTLSPPSENSYTIFSMTEVSSAERLDGSGGGSGMALAKDRANRVNADTDEPSQTQWVNAPPAIGLNRKVIIVDAAQIYDCLDLGRRIDVTWPNEQFRSYGGRSSWKDWQPQEGMVGNTVHYWQPNHPDHHFRSNVNRTIMLMKIGERYVPIGEKGLKEYNTIGLVPASGAAGSGSGSGSGSSSSASVVATGSVSKQPSTEAPLTVGSTTVSDSFATTSSPPQATSLTLVEHPECICDDPSATTAKPDSPAVSSDPTLV